The region GATGGAGCTGAACTCCCAGACAGGACAGTTCTACCGGGGTACACTAAAGAGGGGAGACTGCCTGGAATCCGAGGCCAGCATCGTGATCATAGGAAATGTGGACCACGGAGCCCGGGTGACGGCCAAGGGCAATGTCATTGTGCTGGGAGAGCTGAAGGGTACGGTGACAGCCGGCGTGTCCGGCAATCCACAGGCCGTTGTCCTGGCCCTTGACATGGCTCCCCTGCAAATCCGCATCGGGGATCTGAGCAGCCGTTTCAACGAGAGAAACAAGCGTCTGGGGCGGGGTCCCATGATAGCCCTGGTGGAAGATGGGGCCATTGTTATGCGGTCTTTAAAAAAGTCATTCCTAAACAATATGTTAAATTTTGCTTAATGCCAAAAAAATACTGGTAAATTTACGAAATTTAATGTACAATAGGAAGGTAAAGTAATTTTCAGGAGGATTTCATCATGAGCGAGGTCATTGTGATTACTTCTGGAAAAGGCGGGGTAGGCAAGACGACTACTTCTGCCAATGTGGGAACAGGACTGGCTATCCTGGGTAAGCGGGTAGTGCTGATTGATACAGATATCGGCCTGCGCAACCTGGACGTGGTCATGGGACTGGAGAACCGCATTGTCTACAATCTTGTAGACGTGGTGGAAGGCAACTGCCGTATGAAGCAGGCCCTGATAAGAGACAAAAGATACCCGAACCTATACCTTCTGCCTTCGGCCCAGACACGGGACAAGACGTCCGTGAATCCGGAGCAGATGATAAAGCTGGTTGATGACCTGAGGGAAGAATTTGACTACATACTGTTAGATTGTCCCGCAGGCATTGAACAGGGATTCTACAATGCCATAGCCGGTGCTGACAGGGCACTGGTGGTCACGACGCCGGAAGTCTCGGCCATCCGCGACGCGGACCGTATCATCGGTCTGCTGGAACATGCGGAGATAGACGAGATTGACTTGATTGTCAACCGGATCCGGGCCGACATGGTCCGCAGGGGAGACATGATGTCCTTAAGCGATGTGACGGACATTCTGGCAGTACACATCATCGGAGCAGTGCCCGATGACGAGAACATCGTCATTTCCACCAACCAGGGAGAGCCTCTGGTGGGACTGGGCTCTACGGCCGGACAAGCTTATCTTGATATCTGCCGCAGGATACTGGGGGAGAGCATACCTATGACAAATCCCGGTGAGACGGAAACCTTTTTTGCCAGGCTTCGCGGAATACTTAAGAGAGCATAGAAGGGATGGTGTCAAGGTGAGATGGTTCCAGGGGTTTCAAACCAGGCGTTCCGGAGAGACAGCTAAGATGCGGCTAAAGCTTTTGCTGGTATCCGATAAGGCAGGCTGCTCACCGGAGATGATACTGATGATAAAAGATGACGTGATACACGCCATTTCCAAATATATGGAGATAGAAAAGGACAAAGTCCAGATACAGATGGATACAGAGGGCAGTCCCCAAAAAGGCGGCTGCCGGACACTGCCTGTGCTTCATGCCAACATACCGATTCGTTCCATATCGAACAAGGGGCTATATTAAATATGTTTTTGGATTATGATTTCAGACATTTTAATTTTCGGCTGATATTTTATATGATTGTACTCAACGTCATCGGCGTGCTGGTTATCCGCAGCGCCACAAACATGAACGCGGATGCAGTCAACAAGCAGCTTTTAGGAGTGTTCATAGGACTGGCTGTGGCCATTGGTCTTTCCATGGTGGATTACCACAAAATCCTGAATTTCAGTACTCTCATATACGGCCTGTGTATTGCAAGCCTTGTGGCCGTACTGATTTGGGGCAATGTGGTGAACAACGCCAGGCGGTGGATTGAGGTTCCGGCCATCGGACAGCTTCAGCCATCGGAATTTGTTAAGATAGGCCTTATCGTAACCTTTTCCTGGTATTTCATGAAATACCAGGAAAAGGTTAATCAGGTCAGCACCGTGGCCATAGCAGCCGTACTTTTTGCCATTCCGGCGGCATTGATCTTTGAACAGCCGAATCTGTCTACCTGTCTTGTGATTATGGTAATGGTACTGGGAATCGTATTTGCAAGCGGCATAAGCTATAAGTGGATTGCGGGAACACTGGCTGTTACCATTCCCGTAATGTCCACCTTTGTCTACCTGCTGCTTCACGGTATGATTCCATTCATAAAGGATTATCAGGCAGGGCGTATCCTGGCCTGGTTTTATCCGGACCAGTACGGAGAGGCCCGTTATCAGCAGAATAACTCCATCATTGCCATCGGTTCAGGCCAGCTAAAGGGCAAAGGGCTTTTCAATACCACCATAGCGTCTGTCAAGAACGGTAATTTCCTGTCAGAGGAGCAGACGGACTTTATCTTTGCCGTGATCGGCGAGGAGCTGGGGTTCATCGGCTGTGTGGTGGTTATCGCCTTATTTTTATTGATAATTTATGAATGTCTTATGATGGCTGCACGGGCCAGGGATTTATCCGGCCGCCTTATCTGTGTGGGCATGGCAACACTGATTGCGTTCCAGGCATTTGCCAACATCGCGGTTGCCACAGGCATCTTTCCCAATACAGGGCTTCCCCTTCCGTTCATCAGTTTCGGAAGCAGTTCCCTAATCAGTATTTTCATGGGAATCGGGCTGGTGCTCAATGTGGGGCTTCAGAGAGAAACAAGACATATCTAATCCAAGGAGGGTTAATTTAATATGACAATTGGTTTGATTGCACATGACGCAAAAAAGAAACTGATGCAGAACTTCTGCATCGCATACAGGGGAATACTCAGCAAGAACACACTGTATGCAACAGGCACCACAGGCCGCCTGATTGAAGAGGTGGCTAACCTTAATATTCACAAATATCTGGCAGGGCATCTGGGCGGTATGCAGCAGATGGCAGCTCAGATTGAGCACAATGAGATGGATTTGGTCATCTTTTTACGTGACCCGCAGAATCCCAAATCACACGAGCCGGATGTAAACGACGTGGTCCGCCTGTGTGACATCTACAATATTCCCCTTGCCACCAATCTGGCATCTGCCGAACTGCTTATCAAGGCTCTTGACAGAGGGGATATGGAATGGCGCGAGGTAGTCAGGTAATGAAGGCAGTGCGGACGCGCAGCTTTCTGTGTGCGCTTCTTCTGGGGGCTGTGGCTCTTTCCACTGCGGGCTGTCTTTCAGGCGTCAAGGAACCCTACAGCCTGGAAGAGCGAATCCCGGTCATGGAGGACAGCCTGTCCCGGACCGTGCGCTATGCAGACGGTTTTGCTTCGGATTTATGCGTAGTGGAGGATGAAGGCAGCTTTGACGAAAGTTACGTGACATCGGAGGCAGCTGCCCTTTTTGATGTCAGCGACAGGGAAACACTCTACAGCAAGGAAGCCTTTGAACGGCTGTATCCGGCCAGCATCACCAAGGTGATGACAGCCCTTGTAGCCATTAAAAACGGTGATTTAAACGCCAGGGTAGTTGTGACGGATGATGCCGTCATCACGGAATCCGGGGCCACCCTGTGCGGCATAAAGCCGGGAGATACCCTGACATTGGAACAGCTTTTATATGGGCTCATGCTGCCTTCAGGCAATGATGCGGGCGCTGCAATCGCGGTGCACATTGCGGGCAGCATTGATAAGTTCGCTGACATGATGAATCAGGAGGCTGCCAGTCTGGGGGCCACCGGAACTCATTTTGTGAACCCTCACGGACTCAACGATCCGGACCATTATACCACGGCCTATGACCTGTACCTCATTTTCAATGAGGCACTCAAATATCCGGTATTCCGGCAGATTGTGGGCACCACATCCTATACGGCCAACTACCACGACAAGGACAGCCAGGCCGTCACCAAGACATGGAAAGGCGGGAACTGGTTTATGACACGGGAGCGGGAGACGCCGGAAGGCCTGACTGTATTCGGTGGAAAGACAGGCACTACAAACGCAGCCGGCTATTGTCTCATCATGGCTACCAGGGACCAGGATGATAAGGAATATATATCTGTTGTATTAAAATCTGACAGCCGACCCGGCCTATATGATAACATGACAAATATAATTTCTAAAATCGTCAAATAGTGATTGCGCTTTCTATGAATTTATACTATAATTAAAGTAATCTTAATTGATTTTTTATACAACATATATAACTCAAGGAGGAGATTGGTATGGTTCAGATTATTGCAGGAAAAAAAGGTAAAGGCAAGACCAAACATCTGTTAGATATGGCCAATGCAGCAATCAAGGGGGCCAACGGCACTGTCGTATATCTGGATAAGAGTGCCCAGCATATGTATGAATTAAACAACAAGATTCGTCTCATTAATGTCAATGAATTCCCACTTACAAACAGCGATGGATTTTTAGGATTTATCTGTGGTATTATCTCTCAGGATCACGATTTGGAGACCATGTACCTGGATAGCTTTTTAAAGCTGTCATGTCTGGAGGGAGCAGACATTTCTGATACATATATGACATTGAAAAATATCGGTGAAAAATACCATATAACCTTTGTGTTAAGTATTTCCATGGACGCTGCGGAGCTTCCTGAGTGTGCTAAGGGCGATGTGATTATTTCATTGTAATGATACATTTTCTGTGATAAAATACAGACAGGACTTATAGGCTGCCAACCTGCTGGGATTAAAATGCCTGGTATGGAGGGCAGCTTTTTGTGAAGTGATGTGTATTTTGTAAAAGGAGGCCGGATTTATGGCCAAAAAGAAAAGCAAAAAAGTCATACGTTACCGCAGGCCTCTCAACATCAATGTGGGTATGATTATCTTCTTTATCATATTCATCTATCTGGTATTCAGCGTTTATACGTATCTGAAGCGGGAGAAGATCCAGTTTTATGAGGTGGTGGACGGCGGCATCGTCAATAACCGAATCTACAACGGGCTGATTCTCCGTGAGGAGCAGGTGCGAACAGCAGACCGCTCCGGCTATATCAACTATTATCTGCGGGAGGGAAAACGTGCTTCTGTGGGAAGCCGTATTTATTCCCTGGACGAGACAGGAAACCTGGAGGCACTGTTAAAGGAGAACGCCGAGGAAGGCACATCCCTTTCCGACGACAGCTTATTGGACCTGAAAAAACAGCTTACATCCTTTGTTCTGTCCTTCCAGAACCAGGATTTTGGAACCATCTATGACGCCAGGATTTCCCTGGATGCCTCAGTGATGGAGTATTCCAGTTTCAGCACGCTGGACCAGCTGGACAAGCTGGCGGAGCAGTCAGGGGCTGTATTTGAGCAGGTCCGCTCCGATGTATCCGGCGTGGTATCCTACGGCATTGATTCCTTTGAATCCATGACAACGTCAGACGTGGATGCCGCTGATTTTGACCGGAGCACCTACGTAAAGACAGTACATAAATCAGGGGACCTGATTGACAGCGGCTCCCCCGCCTATAAAATTGTTACCTCGGAAAAATGGTCCATTGTGTTTCCGCTGAGCGACGAGGATGCGGCCCTTTATAATGACAAGACCGCCTTACGGGTCGTGTTCCGCGACTATTCCCTCAGCACACCGGCCGCCTATTCCACCTTTACGGGAAAGGACGGGGCTGCCTATGGAAAACTGGATTTCTCAAAATATATGGAACAGTTTATCTCGGACCGCTTTGTGGATTTTGAGATAAAAGTAGATAAGGCCGACGGCCTCAAGATTCCTGTCAGCGCGGTAACGGACAAGAACTTTTATCTTATCCCCCTGGAATACATGACCCAGGGCGGCGATTCCTCAGAGGATGGTTTTTATAAGGAAGTTTATACGGAAAACGGCACATCCATTGTATTCGTCCCCACAACGGTCTACTATTCGGACGATGAATTTTATTACGTGGACATGGGGAAGGAGAACGGTTTTAAAGCAGGGGATTACGTGGTCAGGCCTGAGTCATCAGACCGATACCAGATTGGAAGGACTGCTTCCCTGAAGGGTGTTTACAATATTAATAAAGGCTATACTATTTTTAAACAAATTGATATACTGGATTCCAACAGCGAATATTATACTGTGCGTAAGAACATGAAATACGGCTTGTCCGTGTACGATCATATCGTACTGGATGCCTCCATGGTGGAGGAAGGACAGCTGCTGTACCAGTAAGGGAGGAAAACAATATGATAAAAAATCAGCTGGAAGAAGTAAAAAAACATATTGAAGATGCCTGCCGCAGGGCGGGAAGAAATCCTGAGGAAGTGACACTCATCGCAGTCAGCAAGACAAAACCCGTTTCCATGCTTATGGAGGCTTATGACGCGGGGGCCAGGGATTTCGGTGAGAACAAGGTACAGGAAATCCTGAACAAGAAACCGGAGCTTCCGGAAGATATCCGCTGGCACATGATTGGACATCTGCAGCGCAACAAGGTCCATCAGGTCATTGACAAGGCCGTACTGATTCACTCCGTGGACTCTCTGCGCCTGGCGCAGCAGATTGAGACAGACGCGGCAAAGCTGGGGCTGGATGTGGACATCCTTCTGGAGGTCAATGTGGCCCGTGAGGAGAGCAAATACGGGTTCCTCATGGAAGAGGTGGAGGATGCCATCATGCAGATTAAGGATTTCTCCCATGTGCACATTAAGGGGCTTATGACAATTGCGCCTTTTGTAGATAATCCAGAAGAAAATCGTGGAATTTTTAAAAAATTATTTGAATTTGCTGTTGACATAGGTGACAAAAACATTGATAATGTTACTATGAGTGTGCTCTCAATGGGAATGACTGGGGATTATGAGGTTGCC is a window of Enterocloster clostridioformis DNA encoding:
- the minC gene encoding septum site-determining protein MinC, with translation MHNAVVIKSSKAGMTVILDPDLPFGELLEAIGKKFRESARFWGSVQMTLTLEGRELTAAQEFAIVDTITKNSQIEVLCLLDTDAERIERCEKALNDKLMELNSQTGQFYRGTLKRGDCLESEASIVIIGNVDHGARVTAKGNVIVLGELKGTVTAGVSGNPQAVVLALDMAPLQIRIGDLSSRFNERNKRLGRGPMIALVEDGAIVMRSLKKSFLNNMLNFA
- a CDS encoding D-alanyl-D-alanine carboxypeptidase family protein, encoding MKAVRTRSFLCALLLGAVALSTAGCLSGVKEPYSLEERIPVMEDSLSRTVRYADGFASDLCVVEDEGSFDESYVTSEAAALFDVSDRETLYSKEAFERLYPASITKVMTALVAIKNGDLNARVVVTDDAVITESGATLCGIKPGDTLTLEQLLYGLMLPSGNDAGAAIAVHIAGSIDKFADMMNQEAASLGATGTHFVNPHGLNDPDHYTTAYDLYLIFNEALKYPVFRQIVGTTSYTANYHDKDSQAVTKTWKGGNWFMTRERETPEGLTVFGGKTGTTNAAGYCLIMATRDQDDKEYISVVLKSDSRPGLYDNMTNIISKIVK
- the minD gene encoding septum site-determining protein MinD, producing the protein MSEVIVITSGKGGVGKTTTSANVGTGLAILGKRVVLIDTDIGLRNLDVVMGLENRIVYNLVDVVEGNCRMKQALIRDKRYPNLYLLPSAQTRDKTSVNPEQMIKLVDDLREEFDYILLDCPAGIEQGFYNAIAGADRALVVTTPEVSAIRDADRIIGLLEHAEIDEIDLIVNRIRADMVRRGDMMSLSDVTDILAVHIIGAVPDDENIVISTNQGEPLVGLGSTAGQAYLDICRRILGESIPMTNPGETETFFARLRGILKRA
- the minE gene encoding cell division topological specificity factor MinE, with the translated sequence MRWFQGFQTRRSGETAKMRLKLLLVSDKAGCSPEMILMIKDDVIHAISKYMEIEKDKVQIQMDTEGSPQKGGCRTLPVLHANIPIRSISNKGLY
- a CDS encoding YggS family pyridoxal phosphate-dependent enzyme; protein product: MIKNQLEEVKKHIEDACRRAGRNPEEVTLIAVSKTKPVSMLMEAYDAGARDFGENKVQEILNKKPELPEDIRWHMIGHLQRNKVHQVIDKAVLIHSVDSLRLAQQIETDAAKLGLDVDILLEVNVAREESKYGFLMEEVEDAIMQIKDFSHVHIKGLMTIAPFVDNPEENRGIFKKLFEFAVDIGDKNIDNVTMSVLSMGMTGDYEVAIEEGATMVRVGTGIFGAR
- the mgsA gene encoding methylglyoxal synthase codes for the protein MTIGLIAHDAKKKLMQNFCIAYRGILSKNTLYATGTTGRLIEEVANLNIHKYLAGHLGGMQQMAAQIEHNEMDLVIFLRDPQNPKSHEPDVNDVVRLCDIYNIPLATNLASAELLIKALDRGDMEWREVVR
- a CDS encoding HlyD family efflux transporter periplasmic adaptor subunit → MAKKKSKKVIRYRRPLNINVGMIIFFIIFIYLVFSVYTYLKREKIQFYEVVDGGIVNNRIYNGLILREEQVRTADRSGYINYYLREGKRASVGSRIYSLDETGNLEALLKENAEEGTSLSDDSLLDLKKQLTSFVLSFQNQDFGTIYDARISLDASVMEYSSFSTLDQLDKLAEQSGAVFEQVRSDVSGVVSYGIDSFESMTTSDVDAADFDRSTYVKTVHKSGDLIDSGSPAYKIVTSEKWSIVFPLSDEDAALYNDKTALRVVFRDYSLSTPAAYSTFTGKDGAAYGKLDFSKYMEQFISDRFVDFEIKVDKADGLKIPVSAVTDKNFYLIPLEYMTQGGDSSEDGFYKEVYTENGTSIVFVPTTVYYSDDEFYYVDMGKENGFKAGDYVVRPESSDRYQIGRTASLKGVYNINKGYTIFKQIDILDSNSEYYTVRKNMKYGLSVYDHIVLDASMVEEGQLLYQ
- a CDS encoding FtsW/RodA/SpoVE family cell cycle protein, with protein sequence MFLDYDFRHFNFRLIFYMIVLNVIGVLVIRSATNMNADAVNKQLLGVFIGLAVAIGLSMVDYHKILNFSTLIYGLCIASLVAVLIWGNVVNNARRWIEVPAIGQLQPSEFVKIGLIVTFSWYFMKYQEKVNQVSTVAIAAVLFAIPAALIFEQPNLSTCLVIMVMVLGIVFASGISYKWIAGTLAVTIPVMSTFVYLLLHGMIPFIKDYQAGRILAWFYPDQYGEARYQQNNSIIAIGSGQLKGKGLFNTTIASVKNGNFLSEEQTDFIFAVIGEELGFIGCVVVIALFLLIIYECLMMAARARDLSGRLICVGMATLIAFQAFANIAVATGIFPNTGLPLPFISFGSSSLISIFMGIGLVLNVGLQRETRHI